In Papaver somniferum cultivar HN1 chromosome 1, ASM357369v1, whole genome shotgun sequence, a genomic segment contains:
- the LOC113338422 gene encoding uncharacterized protein LOC113338422, which translates to MVEDYRNGNKKMLRILLEAIMVRKISGKHADGADKEIYEEIKKEIKDRENYLNGKEFYYCPLRDRIIIEQAQEISQAKQLQIKEKWKAILQQIRSVEQVNQPAQQLV; encoded by the exons ATGGTAGAAGATTACAGGAACGGGAATAAAAAAATGCTTCGAATACTTCTGGAAGCTATTATGGTTAGGAAAATATCAGGGAAGCATGCTGATGGTGCTGATAAAGAGATTTATGAAGAAATTAAAAAAGAGATAAAAGACCGTGAAAATTATCTGAACGGGAAGGAATTTTACTATTGTCCCCTTCGTGATCGTATTATTATTGAG CAAGCACAGGAGATTTCACAGGCCAAACAATTGCAGATTAAGGAGAAGTGGAAGGCGATTCTTCAGCAAATACGATCAGTTGAACAAGTCAACCAGCCAGCTCAGCAGCTGGTATAG
- the LOC113272070 gene encoding uncharacterized protein LOC113272070 → MDRFEEQQRILVQALQQIDNESDEDKELIHNLLQLYSSGQIPRDPEPREAFTRRYTYRDRDEWQEKLMHNYFLPDCVFSDENFQGRFRMPRHMVLNIIGEICQVEPQFDNQYDALNIRGHCPEQKVTSALRILGYGIPPDSHDEYLRSGKTTAYKYLSLFVKH, encoded by the coding sequence atggatcgatttgaagaacaacaacgaaTACTCGTTCAGGCGCTTCAACAAATTGATAATGAGTCAGATGAAGATAAAGAACTAATCCACAATTTGCTGCAGCTATATTCATCTGGGCAAATACCTAGAGATCCCGAGCCAAGAGAAGCgttcacaagaagatatacgtaccGGGATCGGGATGAATGGCAAGAAAAGCtgatgcacaattattttcttcccGATTGTGTGTTCTCTGATGAAAATTTCCAAGGACGATTCCGGATGCCCCGACATATGGTGCTAAATATTATTGGTGAGATTTGtcaggtagaacctcaatttGACAATCAatatgatgcactgaatattagaggtcattGCCCTGAACAAAAGGTGACTTCGGCCTTAAGGATTCTAGGATATGGCATACCTCCAGATTCTCATGATGAGTACCTTCGCAGTGGCAAAACAACCGCATACAAGTATCTTTCATTGTTTGTGAAACattga